The DNA segment agcttcaaGCTTTTCAATGAATTTACTCAGAGTCAGATTGCTAAAATCTttcttgtttctcaacatcatgagataagttccccaagtttcatgtggcaacgcatcagctaaCTTTTCAATCAACTATTCATTCTCCTTTGTGATGCTCACCCTTTTCATGCTGACTAACAGATTACATTATCTTTTAATGATCTGCTTAGTGCTTTCAGTTCTCAAACCTCGAAATAGAtaaaattctttcttcaaaagtgaCTTCTTGTTTTTTATCATCTCTTTACTGCCGACAAACTTGGATTTTAAAGCTTTCCagattgaataagcagttccacTGTGTTGTAATAACAccaagatgtcttctttcacagcttgatGTAACAAACTCGTCATCATTTTCTCAtccttgtatttctttttctcttcagcaCTGAGATCTTTAATTGCAATAACCTCCTCATCATCAGCCATGGGTCTAACATATTTcgtctcaacacattcccaagcatccaaatagtttgcttgaacccaattctcaaatcgttcttcccatcctttatactcTTCGATATTCATAAGTTTTGGCGGTTTTTTCATAgtgcccgtttcattttctaacattgtgTTTTGGACAATACTGATCggagtagcaaaggcgttataaaattcctcttccatgtttagGTTTTCAGAATTTCACAAACAgtcagtttcaaacgaaattatcctTCAAACGAAATactctttcaagcgaaattaacctGCTCAAACGAAATTACAGCTTTGATGCGAAATAccctaatttcgcatgaaataacacactttcaaacgaaatatgtaatttcgtgcgaaattatcaAGCGGAATTACGACTTGAAGCGAAATTGGCTAATTTCGTGTGGACCTCTTAAACGAAATTACAACTTTGAGCGAAAATACTGATTTCGTGTGAAACTTTGAAACGAAATTACAATCTGTAGCGAAATTAAGccctaatttcgtgcgaaattatgctgatgtcatcatctcgagctGAATTTTGTCAAATTGACCAAGTTTTAAGCCGTTTTAagatctgaaactttcaaggatttgttaaaacacaattgcgCACATAATGTGAGAAATTCAAAGCATTTTGACCATGaaaacttgttaattttgaaaaagaatgTGTAGAAATCAGattttgcagctgaattggtatgaactcttcctcctgagctctgatactaCTTGTAGGATCATTTtaccgaccaaacgagtcgttcagaagagtttttgctcaatacaaaaggcggaaacagtcgtatcgagttcaattcagctagatatacactttaaactgtctcttgATTAATTTGACAATGATTTACAGCGagttgacacttcggcagcagttcggcactgaaaccggaaagttacaaatgacaaggcacctcaaggtatttataggcatgctaatttcgcacggaataacCCAAGCGAAATTAGATTTCATGCGAaatctaattccgtgcggaattacaatATTgtaatttcatgcgaaattaactCCTAACCTATATTTGACagttttctcgtactacgtgccatgttctatttatatacaaacaagactcgatacaagacgaagtcgacagacgtatgcaccaacaataacaataacaataacagtaacagtaacagtaacagtaacagtaacagtaacagtaacagtaacagtaacagtaacagtaacagtaacagtaacagtaacagtaacagtaacagtaacagtaacaataacaataacaataacaataacaataacaataacaataacaataacaataacaataataataataataataataataataattgctTTTATGAGTGGTTTTTAACAATTTTCAAATATTTAATGTGATTAGAtggtaaaaattttaaaaatacaaTATGTGCactaataataaaaaataggCGGTATGAAAAAAATCAAAGTTAACACCCCGTTGAAAGAAATAATGTTCTAAAAACTAACTGAACAAAATTTATAACTGTCACGCCATTGTtcattttttaaatatattttttgacGACTGTGTATGTTAACAAATTACagtatattttattttgatagtATAATACGTGAGTTTATTCAACCATTCAATGCATATTgttttaaaacataatatttatattactaattatataatattacatttatcaACCGTGTAATACATGGGATTGTAACCTagtaatatagtatagatatatggTTATATTTTATAATGGAGGATTTGCGTCTAATAAATCGCATATGAGTTTAGTTGGGTTTACTCAAATACCGTTGCTGGCCCCCAACTTGTTTTCACCACTAAAGGTGCAAATAATAACTGGTTTATTAACTGAAATCGAAACCGATTAATAACCGTTTGACTTGTAACCGGTTTGAAGTTATTTTAAACATCCGGTTCCTAACCGGTTTGAAGTTATTTTAAACATCCAACtcctaaccggttagtgatttTTTGGATTGATACCGTTTTTTTAACCAGATTACCGGTTAACCAAAAGAAATCGAAAAAAATAAAGGAAAAACCAATTATTGACCAAACCGATTAAAATGAATAACCGAGCCATTTAAGGTAATAACCggttaaaataaaaatagaaaatacCAGTTACTGAAATAAACCAAAATGTGCACCTCTAGTCACCACTCACCACATCCATCCAGTTGCCACTATGGCACTACcaccattaaaaaaaaaataataaacccGATGAAACCTTgttgatattttttttaattctttttttttaaacggtcAAGTCCATTATAGTGAAGATTCGTTTTGACCTCAACCAAAGTGATATTTCTTTTTTTCAAAACGGCTCGTTTTGTCTTGTTACCGACCAGTAACCCCACGTCTGCCATGCGCACCCAAAGAACCCACGGCCTTCGGTGTTATCTTAGTGTTAGTGAAGTAATGCATGTAGAAGGTAGTTATTTTCAATTCTATTGTGCCCTACGTTTTAATTTTTCAATATAAGCCTTCAAAAGGCCTTTGCTTGTTATGAAGTATTAGCAGAATATACTTCCAAAAGTCTGTCTTTACTATAGTTCTTGAGAGATTTGTCATCTTGAACCAACTCTTATCATTTGATGCCTTCATTCGCGTTCATCATGCCTCCACGCAATGAATCCCCGATGCTCGAAAAGACGCCCCTAGCCACCACATCGACCGCATCTCAAACCAAGGCCCATTTCGAACCCACCACCTCCCACATGAATTGACAAACCGAGATCACCACCAACCTGGTCGCTACTATCACCTAACCCATCGACCCCGCATGCTCTTCCGACCCTGCGCCATCAACCCACAGTCACCATCACAAACCAACCCGTGTCCACCAAGGATTCACCTTCCCGCTTGATTTGATTTTTCAAGCCAATAACTATTTCACTTATTACAACATTCCAACCACCCAACGTCTTGCTCTCTCACCCACAACCCATTACTAGGAACTTGGCCAATATTATAACCATAACCGATTAAACAAAGTTTCATATTTATAACCATCGGTTATGTTGATTATCGGTTTGATTATGTcggttaatttgctcacccctgATAAAAACCACCAAGCTGCTTTCTTTGAACTCTTCCACTGTCTCCGCCTACCAATCTGAGTTCAAAAAACTCGGCAACTGTACCATACGCCTCCCACCTGACACGTTATTGAATTGTTTCCTTACCGGCCCCCATTAAGAGATCCGAAACTAGCTTGCCTTTCTACAACCTGCATCTCTTTCTCAAGCCTACAGGCTACAGGTCCAAGCTGGTTGAAAACAAGCTAGTCGTGCGGGTAGTACCTCACTACTTCCACCACCAACCCAACCTTTGTTGGAAACCCTGTCCACATCGCTGCACACTCAACCCATCAAAAATTTAACCTCCACAAAATGCAAACCACCTGGCCTTCAGGCCTCTATTACAACTGCCCCGAAAAGTACCAAACAGGGTCACTATTCATGTTGTAAGCCACTACAATTGCTCCTTCAAATCCAAACATGAACCCCCATGGGCCGGCCTGCATGCCACCAAAGGATCTCGGCCTTGAGGACAAGACCCGTTTTTAAGAGGGGAGCACTGATACGGGTCAGCGCCCATTAACTGCAGGTTGTATATCACGTTACTGGTTTCTTTCCTTCAAGTGTTTATCTTTGTGTTGGTGAAGGAATGCATGCAGATGGCAGTTATTTTCGATTCCATTTTGGACAAAACACTTATGACCTTATCTTAATTGAAATTTTTATCCGAAACGGCCGTTTTTCACCTGAACCCATTATGTCGCGTTCCGGACCCGCCGGTTTGTCAGGCTTATGTCAGACCCTATGTCAATCTAACTTTTTTTAGAACAGTTAACTCACACACCCTCTAAACCTACCTTTAATTCTTAAAACTACACCAAGGTCCACTATGAGATTAGAATCCTCAACCAATTAGGGAGGAACGAACGCCTTGTTACCGCTAGCCTGAAAGCCTTTGGTGTCAATCTCATCACTAACTGCTTCTCTTGGATTTTATGCAACAAGTCAACTTCAATCAATTACAGAAACTATCTACTACTACTAACTCTCAACCTCTGCAATATTCTAAACTCATTGATCCTGACCCAGTTTCTTGTATATATGTTTGTTGACCAAGTCAAATACGATGATTTAAGCTTTGCTGATGCATTATAGCATGCCTCCAAAACAATATTACTATAACACACACATTGCATTATAAATAAGGttaaattttcatcaccaatagTCTGCCATACTGCACATGAGTCCCATGATCATGGCTCGTATTCTTACAATTATAACTTTGGTTTCATTACAATGTTTTGTAACTTTGGTTCATTCAAAAGCCCAAGTTCAAATCGGGTTCTATTCGGACTCATGTTCTGCGGCTGAATCTATTGTCAAACAGGAAGTGAGTAAAGCCTACTCGGAAGACAGGGGTCTTGCTGCCGGTCTCGTGAGACTGCATTTTCACGATTGTTTTGTGAGGGTAAGTTTGGTTCAAGTTGTAGGTTATAACGGGCTGAAATCAAAATGGCTCCGGTCTTTATACTAACAATGGTTTGTTCGTAACAGGGTTGTGATGCATCGGTCTTAATAGATTCGACTCCTTCAAACCAAGCGGAGAAAGATTCACCTGCAAATAATCCAAGTGTACGTGGATTTAACGTCATTGATAGCGCTAAAGCCAGACTCGAAGCCTCATGTCCGGGAATTGTTTCTTGTGCTGATATAATTGCATTTGCAGCTAGAGATAGCTTTGAAATAGTAAAGATAAATGAAAACTTATGACACAAAGGCCCAGTCAATTGGACCGGGCTTTACGAGTGTATAATCGTGTGTATAATTGTTGTTATTGCAGACTGGTGGACTGGGGTATGAAGTCCCTGCAGGGAGAAGAGATGGCAGAGTATCACTGATCGCAGACACGAGAGCATTGCCTCCGGCAACATCTAATCTTGCCCAACTCACTAAGTCGTTTTCAACCAATGGGTTGACCCAAGAAGAAATGGTTACTCTATCCGGTAAAGCGGTTGATAACAAGATTTTGATTAGATAAAGGGATAATATGTACATAGGCACACATTTGAGTCAAATTAACGAATAAGTTTTGATAAACATGTCCCGGTAAGATTGACCTAACTTGTCAACCCGCTTTTTCTGTATtaataaaaaacatttttaacGACAAAAATTAAAACCAGATTTGAGTTTTATGTCAAAATTTAAGAAGAGAAATTAGCATTATTTTTATAATTGAAAGTTGAAGATTTTATAGATAATTGTACTTTTTTATGTTGTTGTAAACTGTAGTTTAGAGCATTTATATGcaaaaaaaagtgtaaaaacgAAAAAAGTTTAGAAGGACCACCACGACGGCACGACCCCATAGGCAACCCAAGTATTCAAAAAGTTTTCATCAAGGTCACTTAACTAACAAAACAATTTTAAAGGTCCATTTGATTTTGTTTTGTCAAGTTCGTGTTGATTAACTTAACCTCACACGTTTCAACCCACACCCTAATTTACTTATCCTAACATGTTACCCAACCTAAACATTATACACCTCTAAAATCTTGAATCGGTGAATTACAGGAGCACATACTATTGGCCGATCACACTGTACAGCCTTTGCTAGCAGGCTATACAATTTCAGCTCCACCGTAAACCTGGACCCGAGTTTGAACCCGTTATATGCTAGCAAGCTAAAACAAGAATGCCCAAAGGGGAGTAACAACGTGAATTTGGTTGTACCCATGAACCCTAGCTCACCAACCATAAGTGACACAGGTTACTATGTAGACGTCTTGAATAACAGAGGACTATTCACATCAGACCAGTCTCTACTCACGAGCCAATCGACATTAAACCAAGTGCACCAGCATGCTATGAACCCGCTGGTTTGGAAGATTAAATTTGCAAAAGCAATGGTGAAGATGGGTAGGATCGGTGTTATTACGGGTCAACAAGGAGAGATTCGATCAAACTGCCGAGTGATAAACAAATAAAATCAAGCAAGTAAACGTGAGGTGCTCAATTATTTTGATCCCTATGTGTACGTCTTTTCCTTCAAGTGTATAAGCAGTTTGCAGTATAATCACTAAGATATCTTGAATAATATACGTGTTATGGGTGAGCacaaaaccgaaaaaaaaaaaacgaaccgaacaacccaaaaaatcattttctatggcgtttgttatatattatttaataagaacattaacatgtttatttatctttAAAATACTTTATCAATTGCCTACTTGagataacaaaattttacataaaataaataattttcaaagtattataaaggAAAATGTCTTAATAACAACTTTAGAgaaacttaaaaatatattagaaTGTTATAAGTTGTTTATGTGAACAATATTAGTTCCAAAGGTTAGATATATTAAGATAATTGTAAACACTAAAAAAGATTATTGAATATtggattatactttttatgaATCTTACGTTAGTTTGTTCAAAAAAACCAAAGAAAAAACCAACAAACCGAACCGTGGCTAAAACCGAAACCAAATTGTGCACACCCTTAATACATGTGAACAAGTTCTGGATGCTATGCGAAAACGTCTTAAATATGATCAAGTCAAAGGTGATAGACATAATTACCAACTAAACCTTATATTAATCAAGTCTTTCATAGTAGGTGTAAAGACAAAACATTCTCAAGAAAAGTAATTCAGAATAAGTAGCTAGAAGTTTTAATAAGATATTCTTCCAATTAAAATGATGCATCATAATCAAATAAGATGAAAAACATccaaaatcatttcaaagaaaaGGATTATCTACCTAAGTGGTGAGTTCCATGATGGCGCTGACTATGTCCCCGCTATGAGTCTTGAGAGCCTTAACCGCCTTAGGCCTTGACACACCGGCTTGAGTCATGACCAGATCAATGTCACGTGGCTCCACACCCGTCTCGTCaacttcctcttcttcctcatctGCCTGAGCGGCAGCTGCTGCAGCTGAAATTTCTGGTTTGTTCATAACCGAACCCATGTCCGGCATTCGGAACTGTTGAGCAGCTTGAGTTTGGAGTTGTGAGCTTAGGTCCTCGATCTTGGCCTCACCGAATATCACGTAGGTTTCAGAGTTTGGGCTTTTGAATACGTCAGGCTTTGAGATGAAAAACATAATCTGCATTGTATCAAACAAAAAACACCATTTTAAATTGTGACAAACAAAATAACTTCATCTAAACACAAATAATTGATATATCTAACCCAGCTAAGGCTACTCGGTGTGGTTAATGGAGGATGGGCCTCCACGTCAGCACCACGTAGGATGGGTGTGAGGATGGGGCAGAGAGGATGGACCTAAGGAAATGGGGGATGGgcctaaaatatatatatgagttgtatgtatatgtgtgtgtgagaaaaAGGAGGatatgtttttgtctttttgtgaCCGTCTCCATCGTCCCACCGCTGACGATCTCGACGCCTGATGGACCACCCGGGATGGTGTTTGGGGGCGTCGCCGGGCCTGGACGACCCCCACACCGAGTGGCCTAACACCAAGAACAGAGCAAATAACCAACCATACAAAAGTCCTGATAATAAAAGTTGTAAACTACCGCTAACATAAACTATTCACTCTCCTAAATTGATTAAAAAACATAAcaattttatctgtacacaaATAATTGATTATTGTAACAATATATATCTTACATTTTTTGCTCTTTTGATGGTAACCCGACTAACACCAAGAACCGGTTTCATTCCGAGTTTCAACATCGCCTTTCGACTCTTCTTCTCACTCCTGCTTTGCTTTGAGCTCTCACTCCCACCTAAAAAAACACATAATTGTTACAAAAGCATACAACTTGTTTCAAAActaaaattaatcaagataaatCTAAGCCTTTTCAAATATAAGCTAATTAAAAATCACATAACCAAATCCATACTCTCATTCATCCAGTAACTAAACCCAATGCTAAAAAAATGAATCTTGACTACCTTGAGCagcatcttcctcatcatcatcgGAATCAGCGTCAACATCATCATCGTTGTGGTCGTCTTCTTCCTTAACATCCTCAACAACGCCCTCAACAACAACAGGAATCTCTTCCTGTATAAGTTTCAATAAGTGTGAAAAGATTGAATCTTGATTATAATAATGTTTAACAGAATGGAAGTACCTCAATCTTCTTCTCAGATTCGATTTCTTCGACGACGGGGCCCGGCATGTTTAAGTGATGAAATGAAAtgaagcagcagcagcagcttgcTTTTGTGGATAAAATCTTTGTAAGGAAAGGTGTGAGTGAAGTGATATAGAGATACTCTTTAGGGTTCCTTGCTTCTTGGGCCTTTTCTTATTTTGTAGGCCCGGCCCATTTTGGCATTACGAGATATCTTTGATTGAAGATAAGGTGCATCACATTGTTACAATAACAAAGTTTTTGCCTCCCTGTCCCGGGATAAATACGTAGATAAAAATAATCAAATAGTGATAGCATACTCTACATGGTGATAAAAAATAATATTGTAGCAGCATATTTGAAAGTTATGGAAAAGTTATTGGTTCAGTTCGTTATGATATCAATACTTGTTATAACCATAGAAACGAATGACCGCAACGGGTTCAGAAAGTAATTAAAATAACCTACTTACTATGGTACGTACAGAAAACTTAGAAAAAACGTTACGTTAAGAAAAAACTAAAATGAAACAACGAAACTTAAGTAAAAGGAAAGAAAAACTTAAAATTCAGGGCCTaaatagtaattaaaataaagtGTAAAAAACTAAAAAGTTGAGGGTCTAAATAGTAATTATTATAAAgtgttaggggctgtttggcaacttctgaatggttaagtgctgaaccaataagatatctgaaccattaagtgttaaaCTAGTATGAATCaataagagccagtataatgtttaacccttcaaaggcaaatgtctgaccaatccagattagaggtcttaaccattcagactctgtaaaatacttaaccattcagagacaaatgtctgaagcattcagacatctgctcacgaaacaaacagtctgaaccattaagtgctgaaccagtaagaggtctgaaccattaagaggctcattaaaaggtaaacaaacagcctctAAGAGTATATAATAAAAATAGAAAAACTTAATAAAGATAAGGACTAACCatattattattaaagttgaggggcaaAGATAGTTGATGTTGACAAAATAGCCTTCTAATATATATAAGAATTTGGAACTTTTGAACATGAAACGTTTtctaagagggtgtttgggattacgttttgaagtgattatttgattattgtgtttgtaaaacataaataatctaaaaaaatgtttggatgaaaaagtgattatctgcctccaaaacgcagttttggagaagcatgtacctacatgctttttcaaaacgcagttttgaaaacgcaaaatctattttgaaaatgcatgatctattttgaaaacgcaacaccaaacaccccctaaaagGTATTTTGAATGTTGGGTTTACGGGTTGATAAGTTTTAGTTGGTAATTCAGCGGCTGGTTAAAACTGATGACCCGAACATGATTGATAGATAACTTAAACATACTTAAACACCATGTAATACGAACGTAACTCATGCAAATATGCAACCCTTTTATCTAAACAGGTTGTTGGCTTGTAATCCACTTTTAAATGGATGTTGTAAATAGATTGACATGTTATGAGCGAGTTATAATGTTTTGCGGGTTGTAGTTATAAATTATATGTTTttgataaaatatattttatttaaaagggTTGTCAGTAGACCTATTTTCAATTTTCAATATCTACAATCTCAAGTGCGGTAATAGTTGTTGCCAATCATTGGCCTAAATAGGCGGCTAATAGTGCCGGCCAATTATTGGCTGAATTGTGCGGCTAAGTCTCCCCTATTGCTCCAACAAATTTACACTTTTATcccgttttaaaattacgattttgccatcagtttaaatttatgtttttacccccacatAAAGATAAATTTACGTTTTTACTCCCATCTAAATATTTAAATTTTTCCCTCGgataaaaattatgattttgccccgtttaaatttacagatTTGTCATTAGTTTTTTATCTCACAGCTACGTTACGAATGCCCCCAACTTAAATTTATATTTTCTccatcgtgtttgtttgttttcctagttaaattacaattttgcccccagtgtaaaattacagtcatgccggcagctgcctggcactcccccattggttcatttaatttacgattttatccctgaattaaaattatgatttcgccctctgttaaaaattacgtttttccagTCGTTATAGtgttttttagcaaaactataaaagttttttttttaatttgttaactCCATTTAAGTTTTTCCcgtgtcaaggagctgcctaacagTCGCttattagtcctgaaaaattacagttttgcacTGAGCCGGAGATTACGGTCTTATCAgcgttttagtttttttcctagcaaaattatagtagtgttttttttaattgattgagaattattcggccatcgccccgcaacgcgggcggggcaactACTAGTTTAATTTAGTTATCAAACCATGGAactggaaatatatatatattttttaacggCAAACAAAATCAATTCCGAGCACTCTCGAGACACCCAATGGACCAAACGGGGTAcaccgagagtaacccgagtccaccaccaattccggggaaaaacCCGTTAATCCACCCGCCCATAGGCAcaacggtgaaattaccggtaaaacccgtttggcagAAGGATCGAACCTAGGTTTTCCTAGGTCT comes from the Helianthus annuus cultivar XRQ/B chromosome 4, HanXRQr2.0-SUNRISE, whole genome shotgun sequence genome and includes:
- the LOC110936803 gene encoding peroxidase 5, which produces MSPMIMARILTIITLVSLQCFVTLVHSKAQVQIGFYSDSCSAAESIVKQEVSKAYSEDRGLAAGLVRLHFHDCFVRGCDASVLIDSTPSNQAEKDSPANNPSVRGFNVIDSAKARLEASCPGIVSCADIIAFAARDSFEITGGLGYEVPAGRRDGRVSLIADTRALPPATSNLAQLTKSFSTNGLTQEEMVTLSGAHTIGRSHCTAFASRLYNFSSTVNLDPSLNPLYASKLKQECPKGSNNVNLVVPMNPSSPTISDTGYYVDVLNNRGLFTSDQSLLTSQSTLNQVHQHAMNPLVWKIKFAKAMVKMGRIGVITGQQGEIRSNCRVINK
- the LOC110936804 gene encoding nascent polypeptide-associated complex subunit alpha-like protein 2 encodes the protein MPGPVVEEIESEKKIEEEIPVVVEGVVEDVKEEDDHNDDDVDADSDDDEEDAAQGGSESSKQSRSEKKSRKAMLKLGMKPVLGVSRVTIKRAKNIMFFISKPDVFKSPNSETYVIFGEAKIEDLSSQLQTQAAQQFRMPDMGSVMNKPEISAAAAAAQADEEEEEVDETGVEPRDIDLVMTQAGVSRPKAVKALKTHSGDIVSAIMELTT